A single window of Flagellimonas maritima DNA harbors:
- a CDS encoding ArnT family glycosyltransferase, with protein MTQKFPRLFLILLAFLFVLNLVQSHFTELIYDEAYYWYYSQKLDWGYFDHPPMVAFLIKLSSFFFNGELGVRFMSCILSAGTYALLWELIDNHKKKDYIVHFFLLVFSMTLMNAYGFLTLPDTPLLFFTALFLLLYKRFLDNPTILVSIGLGIVMAALMYSKYHAVLVILFVFLSNIKLIKSWQAWLAVFVALACFTPHFVWLYNNDFVSIKYHLYERPNQAYSFTKFTLGYFVNLIAIFGLLFYWVYYALIKTRPSDKFNRALLYLTYGVLLFFFISSFNRRVQTQWIIIISIPMAVIAFNHLLINPKSRKWMFRMGIASLVLLLYARVWMVHKPLLPILFETHGNKVWVNDLHSKSKNAPIVFENSYRRAPMYEFYSGDPAFSLNNYMYRKNQYSIDGSEERVRNKKILYVTKYANNGDITYAHPDSTVFYGTFIDDFQSYRDLKAFVEKKEKENQYLLKVYNPYDFDIPLDELKFSVAFSNAYKQVKKLLPIAPKKNSETIRLLKSKDTLNLHFELPFPKMENAVYFRVVISENNLLPGLNGTPVKIEE; from the coding sequence ATGACTCAAAAGTTTCCCAGGCTTTTCCTTATACTTCTGGCTTTTCTTTTTGTTCTCAATCTTGTACAGAGTCATTTTACAGAACTAATTTACGATGAGGCCTATTATTGGTACTACTCGCAAAAGTTGGATTGGGGCTATTTTGATCATCCGCCCATGGTTGCTTTTTTAATTAAGTTGAGCAGTTTCTTTTTTAATGGTGAATTGGGAGTCCGTTTTATGAGCTGTATTCTTTCTGCTGGAACTTATGCCCTATTGTGGGAGCTCATTGATAATCATAAGAAGAAAGATTACATAGTACATTTTTTCCTTTTGGTTTTTTCAATGACCTTGATGAACGCCTATGGATTTTTAACCCTTCCGGACACTCCGCTTTTATTTTTTACTGCGCTTTTTTTATTACTCTACAAACGTTTTCTGGACAATCCCACTATTTTGGTTTCCATAGGTCTGGGCATTGTTATGGCAGCTTTGATGTATAGTAAGTATCATGCAGTTTTGGTGATTTTATTTGTTTTCCTTTCCAATATTAAACTTATAAAGAGCTGGCAAGCCTGGCTAGCTGTTTTTGTGGCATTGGCGTGTTTTACACCGCATTTTGTATGGCTTTACAATAATGACTTTGTCTCCATTAAATACCATCTCTATGAACGTCCAAACCAAGCTTACTCATTTACAAAGTTTACCTTGGGATATTTTGTAAATCTTATTGCTATTTTTGGACTGCTTTTTTATTGGGTATATTATGCCCTAATCAAGACAAGACCATCTGATAAATTTAATAGAGCCCTGCTTTATTTGACCTACGGGGTCCTCTTGTTTTTCTTTATCTCTAGTTTTAACAGAAGGGTACAGACACAATGGATAATTATTATTTCCATACCCATGGCGGTAATTGCATTTAACCATTTACTCATCAATCCCAAAAGCAGAAAATGGATGTTCAGAATGGGAATTGCCAGTTTGGTATTGCTGCTATATGCTAGGGTTTGGATGGTCCATAAACCTTTATTGCCCATTCTTTTTGAAACCCATGGCAACAAGGTTTGGGTAAACGATTTGCATAGCAAGTCCAAAAATGCACCCATAGTATTTGAAAATTCTTACCGCCGCGCACCCATGTACGAATTTTATTCCGGTGATCCTGCATTCTCGTTGAACAACTATATGTATAGAAAAAATCAATATTCCATTGACGGTTCAGAAGAAAGGGTAAGAAATAAAAAAATACTTTACGTGACAAAATATGCCAATAATGGAGATATTACATATGCGCACCCGGACAGTACGGTTTTTTACGGAACTTTTATAGATGATTTTCAATCCTATCGTGACCTCAAAGCCTTTGTGGAAAAAAAGGAAAAGGAAAATCAATATTTATTGAAGGTATATAATCCATACGATTTTGATATTCCTTTGGATGAGCTCAAATTCAGTGTGGCATTTTCCAATGCATATAAACAAGTAAAAAAATTATTGCCAATAGCACCCAAAAAAAATTCGGAAACAATACGTCTGCTTAAATCCAAGGATACTTTAAATCTTCATTTTGAATTACCATTTCCCAAAATGGAAAATGCTGTATATTTTAGAGTGGTAATTTCTGAAAACAATTTGTTGCCCGGACTTAATGGAACACCTGTCAAAATAGAAGAATGA
- a CDS encoding DUF4271 domain-containing protein, which produces MNPIYKTVETLDWITITLFLSLVFLAFGKYLFQNKFLSFIILPFNNRYIVMHNKKGRLLNWFHMLMTLFQLINFSIFIFLLYKTFFTLQENNFHTFFIIMGVLILFQLSKMLLQFAKGFVFDTQGLISELLFNKTTYLNHSSLVMFVCNVLLVYVTKDSKMIISIALTLILSINFIGLARLLKNYQNVILANFFYFILYLCTLEIAPLVIVGSYLKD; this is translated from the coding sequence ATGAACCCCATATATAAAACTGTTGAAACTTTAGATTGGATCACCATCACCCTTTTTTTAAGTCTAGTATTCTTGGCATTTGGAAAATATCTTTTTCAAAACAAATTTTTGAGCTTCATCATTTTACCTTTCAACAATAGATATATTGTGATGCACAACAAAAAAGGACGTCTTTTAAATTGGTTTCATATGCTGATGACCCTATTTCAACTGATAAACTTTTCAATATTTATTTTTTTGCTTTATAAAACTTTCTTCACACTGCAAGAAAACAATTTTCATACTTTTTTTATTATTATGGGGGTTCTGATACTATTTCAGCTTTCCAAAATGCTTTTGCAATTTGCAAAAGGATTTGTTTTTGATACCCAAGGGTTGATTTCTGAACTATTATTTAATAAAACCACCTATCTCAACCATAGCAGTTTGGTAATGTTTGTATGTAATGTGCTATTGGTTTATGTGACAAAAGACTCAAAAATGATCATTTCCATTGCTTTAACTCTAATTCTTTCAATTAATTTCATTGGGTTGGCAAGACTCTTAAAGAACTATCAAAATGTAATCTTAGCCAATTTTTTCTATTTTATTTTGTACCTTTGCACACTCGAAATTGCACCCCTAGTAATAGTTGGAAGCTATCTAAAAGATTGA
- a CDS encoding uroporphyrinogen-III synthase: MKVKTILVSQPEPKIENSPYSRLIEKEKVKVDFRPFIHVEGVEAKSVRQQKIDLNNFTAIILTSRNSVDHFFRIAEEMRFKVPDTMKYFCQSEAVAYYLQKYVVYRKRKIYVGKRAFNELVPLIKKYKDEKFLLPSSDTLKSIVPQSLNELNIDWKRGIFYKTVISDLSDLRKVTYDVLVFFSPSGIESLLKNFPDFEQNGTRIAVFGNSTVDAATDAGLRIDIKAPTPETPSMTMALQKYITSVNK, translated from the coding sequence ATGAAAGTAAAAACAATTTTGGTTTCCCAGCCAGAACCCAAAATCGAAAATTCTCCCTATTCACGATTAATTGAAAAAGAAAAAGTAAAGGTGGATTTTAGACCTTTTATCCACGTTGAGGGAGTAGAGGCGAAAAGTGTAAGGCAACAAAAAATTGATTTGAACAATTTTACTGCCATAATCCTTACCAGCAGAAATTCGGTAGATCATTTTTTTAGAATTGCCGAAGAAATGCGTTTTAAGGTTCCTGACACAATGAAATATTTTTGCCAGTCCGAAGCTGTAGCTTACTATCTGCAGAAATATGTCGTTTACAGAAAACGAAAAATCTATGTGGGTAAAAGAGCTTTTAATGAGCTGGTTCCGCTCATCAAAAAATATAAGGATGAAAAATTCCTCTTGCCCTCTTCTGACACGCTCAAGTCCATTGTTCCACAATCACTCAACGAACTAAACATAGACTGGAAACGTGGGATTTTTTACAAGACTGTCATTAGTGACTTATCGGATTTAAGAAAAGTAACTTATGATGTTTTAGTATTCTTCAGTCCTTCTGGGATTGAATCTTTGTTGAAAAATTTTCCCGATTTTGAGCAAAACGGTACCCGTATTGCAGTTTTTGGCAACAGTACAGTTGATGCTGCTACGGACGCAGGTCTTAGAATCGATATAAAAGCACCAACGCCAGAGACTCCATCAATGACAATGGCATTGCAGAAATATATAACCAGTGTAAATAAATAA
- the pckA gene encoding phosphoenolpyruvate carboxykinase (ATP), with translation MDAHIPVTKSISLNQYGIQHTNIHYQLSSKELHQLTIEKDMGKEASSGALAVNTGEFTGRSPMDRFIVKDNITTDKVWWGKINIPFENDRFDQLYDKVIAYLNEKELFVRDCYACADEDYKLNIRVINEYPWSNMFAYNMFLRPTEEELKNFDPEWTVINAPGFMADAEVDGTRQHNFAILNFSRKIALIGGTGYTGEIKKGIFSALNFILPVNKNTLPMHCSANVGEAGDTALFFGLSGTGKTTLSTDPDRKLIGDDEHGWTAGNTVFNFEGGCYAKVIDLSQENEPEIYGAIKQGAILENVIMDKNGVVDFSDTSITQNTRVSYPIYHIDNIQQPSIGKNVKNIFFLTADAFGVLPPISKLTPAQAAYHFISGYTAKVAGTEAGVVEPQPSFSACFGAPFMPLHPAKYAEMLSKKMQESGVDVWLINTGWTGGPYGVGTRMKLKYTRAMISAALSGALGLYSYDNYHIHSVFGVAQPRECPGVPTTVLSPRTTWNNDEAYYKTAFKLTNAFRENFKKFESYASEEIRRGGPQRYAF, from the coding sequence ATGGATGCTCATATCCCAGTGACGAAATCGATTTCGTTAAATCAGTATGGAATACAGCATACGAACATACATTATCAATTATCCTCCAAGGAACTCCATCAGCTAACCATTGAAAAAGATATGGGCAAAGAAGCTTCTTCCGGTGCCTTGGCTGTTAATACCGGTGAGTTTACAGGAAGGTCTCCAATGGACCGATTCATTGTTAAGGATAATATTACGACAGATAAAGTTTGGTGGGGGAAAATTAACATACCTTTTGAAAATGACAGATTTGATCAACTTTATGACAAAGTAATTGCTTACTTGAACGAAAAAGAACTTTTTGTACGGGATTGTTATGCTTGTGCGGATGAGGATTACAAACTTAATATTAGGGTAATCAATGAATATCCGTGGTCAAATATGTTTGCCTACAATATGTTCTTGAGACCAACAGAGGAAGAACTGAAGAATTTTGACCCTGAATGGACCGTTATCAACGCCCCAGGTTTTATGGCAGATGCGGAAGTTGATGGCACAAGACAGCATAACTTTGCAATTCTAAATTTTTCCAGAAAAATTGCATTGATAGGGGGCACGGGATACACGGGCGAAATCAAAAAAGGTATCTTCTCTGCTCTAAATTTTATTTTACCTGTCAATAAGAATACCCTTCCAATGCACTGCTCAGCAAACGTGGGTGAAGCTGGTGATACGGCACTCTTTTTTGGCCTTTCAGGAACTGGAAAGACAACGCTTTCCACGGACCCTGACCGAAAACTGATAGGGGATGACGAACATGGATGGACCGCAGGGAATACTGTATTTAATTTTGAGGGAGGGTGTTATGCAAAAGTCATTGACCTCTCCCAAGAAAATGAGCCCGAGATTTATGGAGCCATCAAACAAGGCGCTATTTTGGAAAATGTTATCATGGACAAGAATGGAGTCGTAGATTTCTCGGATACTTCAATAACGCAAAATACCAGGGTCAGTTACCCAATCTATCATATTGATAACATTCAGCAACCATCCATAGGCAAAAACGTAAAGAATATTTTCTTTTTAACAGCCGATGCTTTTGGAGTCTTGCCCCCAATTTCTAAATTAACGCCAGCTCAAGCTGCATACCACTTCATTTCTGGGTATACGGCAAAAGTTGCGGGTACAGAGGCAGGCGTTGTTGAACCGCAGCCCTCTTTTTCAGCTTGTTTTGGAGCGCCATTTATGCCGTTGCATCCGGCTAAGTATGCTGAAATGCTGAGCAAAAAGATGCAAGAATCCGGGGTTGATGTTTGGCTAATCAATACGGGTTGGACAGGTGGTCCTTACGGTGTGGGGACAAGGATGAAATTAAAATATACAAGGGCCATGATAAGTGCGGCATTAAGTGGGGCGCTTGGGCTCTATAGCTACGACAACTATCATATCCACTCCGTGTTTGGAGTTGCCCAGCCCAGGGAGTGTCCAGGAGTACCAACTACCGTGTTAAGTCCCAGAACTACATGGAACAATGATGAAGCATATTACAAAACTGCATTCAAGCTTACCAATGCTTTTAGGGAAAATTTCAAAAAATTTGAATCCTACGCCAGTGAGGAAATAAGGCGTGGAGGTCCGCAACGGTATGCGTTTTAA
- a CDS encoding DUF423 domain-containing protein produces MNKTILTSGILLGILGIILGAFGTHGLEKIVNANAVASFETGVRYQIYHALFLLFLGSWEGLGNKQKKLVFITIILGVLLFSFSIYLLALNGLTTFDFKQIAFVTPVGGTFLIFGWFLAGYYILTGKSVK; encoded by the coding sequence ATGAACAAAACAATTTTGACCAGTGGAATCTTGCTTGGTATTTTGGGAATAATCTTAGGTGCCTTCGGTACGCACGGCTTAGAAAAAATAGTCAATGCCAATGCAGTTGCCAGTTTTGAAACTGGGGTCCGCTACCAGATATACCATGCACTTTTTCTATTGTTTTTAGGGTCTTGGGAGGGTTTGGGCAATAAGCAAAAGAAACTGGTTTTTATAACCATAATTTTAGGGGTGCTACTATTTTCGTTTTCAATCTATTTGCTCGCACTGAATGGCTTAACTACCTTCGATTTTAAGCAAATAGCGTTCGTTACTCCTGTGGGCGGCACTTTTCTAATTTTTGGTTGGTTTCTTGCGGGATATTATATTTTGACCGGAAAATCGGTCAAATAA
- a CDS encoding saccharopine dehydrogenase family protein yields the protein MARTILVLGAGKSTSYLLDYILKKSNVENLQLVIGDLHPEHISKEFSSHPNCNVISLDIFNDQQRKKVIAASSLVISMLPARLHIKIAEDCIYFKKHLVTASYVSKEIAALDGDAKKQGLIFLNEVGLDPGIDHMSAMEIIDRIRNNGGKMLLFESFTGGLVAPENDSNLWNYKFTWNPRNVVVAGQGGAAKFIQEGTYKYIPYQKLFRRTELVDIADYGTFEVYPNRDSLKYRDAYGLQNVLTLYRGTMRRVGFSKAWQMFVLLGLTDDSYTVENSEGMSYREFLNLFLPYSPTDSVELKLRHYLKIDQDDIRWGKLMELNLFDGTKKIPLKNATPAQMLQYILEDSWMLQEDEKDMIVMYHKFGYEIDGQKKQIDANMVVLGENRTYTAMAKTVGLPVAIAALQILNKEITSPGVQIPIKKEVYEPILSELKSYGIKFKEHQVPYLGYNPDSIAN from the coding sequence ATGGCTCGCACTATTTTGGTACTTGGAGCAGGTAAGTCAACCTCTTATCTCTTGGATTATATTCTTAAAAAATCCAATGTGGAAAATCTTCAACTGGTTATCGGTGACCTTCATCCCGAACACATTTCCAAAGAGTTTTCATCTCACCCAAATTGTAATGTAATCTCGCTTGACATCTTTAATGATCAACAGCGAAAAAAAGTAATAGCAGCTTCCTCGCTGGTTATTTCAATGTTACCCGCAAGGTTGCATATCAAAATAGCAGAAGATTGCATATATTTTAAAAAACATCTTGTTACCGCATCTTACGTAAGCAAAGAAATTGCTGCACTGGATGGGGATGCCAAGAAGCAAGGGCTAATCTTTTTAAATGAAGTAGGACTTGATCCAGGTATTGATCATATGAGTGCCATGGAGATAATCGACCGTATAAGAAATAATGGTGGGAAAATGTTGCTTTTTGAATCTTTTACAGGAGGGTTGGTAGCACCTGAAAACGATTCCAATCTTTGGAACTATAAATTTACCTGGAACCCGAGAAATGTTGTGGTCGCCGGTCAAGGTGGGGCTGCTAAATTTATTCAGGAGGGAACCTACAAGTATATTCCCTATCAAAAACTGTTTCGTAGGACCGAATTGGTAGATATAGCTGATTATGGAACTTTTGAGGTTTATCCAAATAGGGATTCTCTAAAATATAGGGATGCCTATGGGTTACAGAATGTTTTGACACTTTACCGTGGTACAATGCGCAGAGTGGGCTTTTCCAAAGCTTGGCAGATGTTCGTTCTACTAGGATTGACCGATGATAGCTATACGGTTGAAAATTCAGAAGGGATGTCCTATCGTGAGTTTTTAAACCTTTTTTTACCTTATTCTCCAACTGATTCCGTTGAGCTCAAGCTCCGCCACTATCTTAAAATTGATCAAGATGACATTCGCTGGGGAAAATTAATGGAGCTGAACCTTTTTGATGGCACTAAAAAAATACCTTTAAAGAATGCTACTCCAGCACAAATGTTGCAGTATATCCTAGAAGATAGTTGGATGTTGCAAGAGGACGAAAAAGATATGATCGTAATGTATCATAAATTTGGTTATGAAATAGACGGTCAAAAAAAACAAATAGACGCCAATATGGTCGTATTGGGAGAAAATCGAACCTATACGGCTATGGCAAAGACCGTGGGACTGCCCGTAGCGATTGCAGCGCTTCAGATTCTGAACAAAGAAATTACGAGTCCAGGGGTTCAGATTCCCATCAAGAAAGAAGTATACGAACCTATACTTTCTGAACTCAAGTCGTATGGCATCAAGTTTAAGGAACACCAGGTCCCCTATTTGGGGTATAATCCAGACTCTATAGCAAATTAA
- a CDS encoding Lrp/AsnC family transcriptional regulator, which produces MKKPNSSVKIDGIDKKILRFLMEDARRPILEIARNIGISGAAIHQRLRKLEKSGLFSGSKFIINPKVLGYTTMAYIGIFLDKAMANPQAVQQLKKIPEVLECHYTTGNWSILIKVLCKDNEHLMVLLNKKIQQIEGVSRTETFISLNQQIDRQISI; this is translated from the coding sequence GTGAAGAAGCCTAACAGTTCGGTAAAAATAGACGGTATTGATAAAAAAATATTACGTTTTTTGATGGAGGACGCCCGTAGGCCTATTTTGGAAATAGCCCGTAACATCGGTATTTCTGGTGCGGCAATCCATCAACGCTTACGCAAATTGGAAAAATCTGGGCTATTCTCCGGTTCAAAATTTATCATCAACCCAAAAGTATTGGGATATACCACAATGGCATACATCGGGATTTTTTTGGACAAGGCCATGGCGAATCCGCAAGCCGTACAACAGCTTAAAAAGATTCCTGAAGTATTGGAATGCCACTATACTACCGGCAATTGGTCCATTCTTATAAAAGTGCTTTGTAAGGACAACGAACATTTGATGGTTCTTTTAAACAAAAAAATACAGCAAATTGAAGGAGTTTCCAGAACAGAAACCTTTATTTCGTTGAATCAACAGATAGATAGACAGATTTCAATATAA
- a CDS encoding zinc metallopeptidase, translating to MMTYYILIGGIALISWLVSSRLKSKFKKYSKVHLRNGMSGAEIAQKMLDDHGIRDVKVVSTAGMLTDHYNPKNKTVNLSEGVYSQRNASAAAVAAHEVGHAVQHAQAYEWLTMRSKLVPIVSITSSMSTWVVFGGLMLGAAAGVGFGYYIAIAGLVMMGLATLFSFITLPVEYDASNRALAWLKQKNMVSQEEYAGAEDALKWAARTYLVAALGALASLVYWAWAVFGGRD from the coding sequence ATGATGACATATTATATATTGATCGGTGGAATTGCCCTAATAAGTTGGTTGGTCAGCAGCCGATTGAAGAGCAAATTCAAAAAATACTCAAAAGTCCATCTCCGCAATGGTATGAGTGGTGCGGAAATCGCCCAAAAAATGTTGGATGACCATGGAATACGTGATGTTAAAGTGGTATCCACGGCAGGAATGCTCACGGATCACTATAATCCAAAGAACAAGACCGTTAATTTGAGCGAGGGTGTTTACAGTCAACGTAATGCATCTGCGGCTGCGGTCGCTGCGCATGAGGTCGGTCACGCAGTACAGCATGCACAAGCCTACGAATGGTTGACGATGCGTTCTAAATTGGTGCCCATAGTTAGCATTACATCCAGTATGTCTACTTGGGTTGTATTTGGTGGTTTAATGTTGGGCGCAGCGGCCGGGGTTGGTTTTGGATATTACATTGCTATAGCTGGACTTGTTATGATGGGATTGGCAACGCTTTTTAGTTTTATCACTTTACCAGTGGAATATGATGCCAGCAATAGGGCTTTGGCCTGGTTAAAGCAAAAGAATATGGTAAGCCAAGAAGAATATGCCGGTGCAGAAGATGCACTAAAATGGGCTGCAAGAACCTATCTGGTAGCTGCTTTGGGAGCGCTGGCTTCTCTGGTTTATTGGGCTTGGGCCGTTTTTGGCGGAAGAGACTAA
- the ald gene encoding alanine dehydrogenase, with translation MIIGVPKEIKNNESRVGMTPAGVFELVKNDHTVYVQAGAGEGSGFFDQDYQQVGATILDSIKEVYALSDMIVKVKEPIAEEYGLVREGQIVFTYFHFASSEALTKAMIASKSTCIAYETVEDEEGTLPLLTPMSEVAGRMAIQQGAKYLEKPAKGRGVLLGGVPGVAPGKVLVLGAGTVGIQAAKMAAGLGAHVTIVDVNMKRLRYVNDVMPSHVVTEFSNEFNIRKLIKTHDLIIGGVLLKGAKAPNLITRDMLNEMRPGTVIVDVAVDQGGCVETTKATTHEDPIYIIDDVVHYCVANMPGAVPYTSTVALTNVTLPYVLKLANMGWRSACNLDKSLAKGLNIVDGEVVYHEITRAFDWEPVLA, from the coding sequence ATGATTATAGGGGTTCCCAAAGAAATCAAGAACAATGAAAGTCGGGTCGGAATGACCCCTGCTGGTGTTTTCGAATTGGTAAAGAACGACCATACTGTTTATGTACAAGCAGGAGCTGGTGAAGGAAGCGGTTTTTTTGATCAAGACTATCAACAGGTCGGTGCTACTATTCTAGATAGCATTAAGGAAGTATATGCCTTGAGCGATATGATAGTAAAAGTAAAAGAACCTATTGCCGAAGAATATGGATTGGTTCGCGAGGGACAAATTGTATTTACCTATTTCCACTTTGCTTCCAGCGAGGCATTGACCAAAGCAATGATAGCCAGCAAATCAACTTGTATTGCCTATGAAACAGTAGAAGATGAAGAAGGAACCCTACCATTACTGACCCCTATGTCCGAAGTTGCGGGCCGAATGGCAATTCAACAAGGTGCTAAATATTTGGAGAAACCTGCCAAGGGAAGGGGCGTACTTTTAGGAGGAGTTCCAGGTGTGGCACCAGGCAAGGTTTTGGTATTGGGTGCTGGTACTGTTGGAATTCAGGCTGCAAAAATGGCAGCAGGATTGGGTGCACACGTAACGATCGTGGATGTAAACATGAAACGTCTACGTTATGTAAATGACGTGATGCCCAGTCACGTGGTAACGGAATTTTCAAACGAGTTCAATATCAGAAAACTTATAAAGACCCACGATTTAATTATCGGCGGGGTTCTTCTGAAAGGTGCCAAAGCTCCAAATCTAATCACTAGAGATATGCTAAACGAAATGCGCCCCGGTACGGTTATCGTAGATGTTGCCGTAGACCAGGGTGGATGCGTAGAGACTACAAAGGCAACTACCCATGAAGATCCTATATATATTATTGATGATGTTGTGCACTATTGTGTGGCAAATATGCCTGGGGCAGTCCCTTATACCTCCACTGTTGCCTTGACCAATGTAACATTGCCCTATGTATTAAAATTGGCCAATATGGGTTGGAGAAGTGCCTGCAATTTGGACAAATCACTCGCAAAAGGACTCAATATTGTAGATGGTGAAGTCGTATATCATGAAATTACAAGAGCTTTTGATTGGGAGCCCGTGCTAGCATAA
- a CDS encoding SemiSWEET family sugar transporter: METTEIIGLTAATLTTSAFVPQVYKALKDKSTADISLTMYIVLLAGLILWIIYGIHLNSLAIILANVVTGILAITMLILKLIHK; encoded by the coding sequence ATGGAAACCACTGAAATCATTGGCCTCACCGCTGCAACACTGACTACATCCGCCTTTGTACCACAAGTATATAAGGCCTTAAAGGATAAATCCACGGCAGATATATCGCTTACCATGTATATTGTATTGCTTGCAGGGCTGATTCTTTGGATAATTTATGGGATTCACCTCAACAGCTTGGCAATCATCTTGGCCAATGTGGTTACGGGAATACTGGCCATAACAATGTTGATTCTAAAACTTATACATAAATAA